From Vitis vinifera cultivar Pinot Noir 40024 chromosome 3, ASM3070453v1, the proteins below share one genomic window:
- the LOC104878622 gene encoding uncharacterized protein At2g29880, with protein MEHSAGFEVHKSVSEKRNLTWIDEMDNFLVDRLMEQMHKGQKIGGVFTKTAYAMVAREIGENFELSCNSEHIKNRMKTLKKNFYAAQEVLQNGSGFGFNESTQMIEATTEVWTTYTKAHPGASQLRHKPIRNYDKLSILLGKDRATGSLAAGAKERQLRWAQEQNLDDTIPLGSSQHGIRDETFAYVENEATTETSFSSADASVSAPKSNKETKKRKAKYADIVSEELRSIRVGMDAVVAALDRSNLQNYTEEQLFEEIAKVGGMSDVSHMKAYQALTGDVSAARAFLACPIDRRKLWLSVKFGPTFFDA; from the exons ATGGAACATAGTGCAGGCTTTGAAGTACACAAAAGTGtaagtgaaaaaagaaacttgACTTGGATTGATGAAATGGACAACTTTTTGGTTGATCGATTAATGGAGCAAATGCATAAAGGGCAAAAGATAGGAGGAGTCTTCACCAAGACAGCTTATGCAATGGTTGCACGAGAAAttggggaaaattttgaattgagttGTAACTCTGAGcacataaaaaatagaatgaaaactttaaaaaaaaacttttatgctGCTCAAGAAGTTTTACAAAATGGTAGTGGATTTGGTTTCAATGAATCAACTCAAATGATCGAAGCTACCACGGAAGTATGGACTACTTACACTAAG GCACACCCAGGAGCATCTCAGCTCAGACACAAACCTATTAGAAATTATGATAAGTTGTCCATTCTTCTTGGAAAAGATCGAGCAACAGGAAGTCTTGCTGCAGGTGCAAAAGAAAGACAACTTCGTTGGGCCCAGGAACAAAATTTGGATGACACAATTCCATTAGGATCATCACAACATGGGATCAGAGATGAAACATTTGCTTATGTTGAAAATGAAGCAACAACTGAGACATCTTTCTCATCTGCAGATGCATCTGTTTCTGCACCAAAgtcaaacaaagaaacaaaaaagcgAAAAGCAAAATATGCTGACATTGTAAGtgaagaattaagatcaattaGAGTTGGAATGGATGCAGTTGTTGCGGCTCTTGATAGAAGCaaccttcaaaactatacagaAGAGCAATTGTTTGAAGAGATTGCTAAGGTTGGAGGCATGAGTGATGTATCTCATATGAAAGCATATCAAGCTCTTACGGGTGATGTGAGTGCAGCTCGAGCCTTCCTTGCTTGTCCAATTGATAGGCGTAAGCTTTGGTTGTCAGTTAAATTTGGACCTACTTTTTTTGATGCCTAA